In a genomic window of Kwoniella newhampshirensis strain CBS 13917 chromosome 8, whole genome shotgun sequence:
- a CDS encoding meiotic recombinase Dmc1, whose translation MSDTEEVSPSQNSSLPVLWMDEEKQQLITAFTLLQDVGAAFASVDELQAHNINVQDILKLKASGIVTILGVTQTPRRNLLKIKGLSEAKVEKLKETCSKLLPPAFLSATEIAERRQNVVYITTGSKSVDVMLGSGIATQSITEVFGEYRTGKTQLCHTLCVSAQLPEDQGGASGKVAYIDTEGTFRPDRIRAVADRFGVDSAMALDNVMCARAWSSEQQIELLVDLACRFADDRTFKLLIVDSIMNLFRQDYSGRGELSERQQRLNQFLGRLQKLAEEFNIAVVLTNQVQADPGAAAMFAASANAKAVGGHILAHASATRIFLRKGRGDERIAKLQDSPDMPEGEATYALKSGGWEDPS comes from the exons ATGTCAGACAccgaagaggtgagtccgtCTCAGAACTCCAGTCTGCCTGTTCTttggatggacgaggaaaagCAGCAACTGATCACTGCATTCACTTTGCTCCAGGATGTTGGGGCGGCTTTTGCA TCCGTGGACGAACTTCAAGCTCAC AATATCAATGTCCAAGATATCCTCAAGCTCAAAGCCTCCGGTATCGTCACCATTCTGGGCGTAACTCAGACGCCAAGGAGAAATCTGTtgaagatcaag GGTCTCTCAGAG GCCAAAGTCGAAAAACTCAAG GAAACATGCTCTAAGCTTCTG CCGCCAGCTTTCCTTTCGGCAACGGAAATTGCAGAACGGCGACAGAACGTCGTGTACATCACTACCGGATCGAAATCAGTTGATGTCATGCTCGGAAGCGGCATCGCTACTCAGAGTATCACTGAAGTGTTTGGCGAGTACAGGACTGGAAAG ACCCAATTATGTCACACCCTTTGCGTGTCTGCTCAGCTTCCggaagatcaaggtggTGCGAGTGGCAAAGTTGCTTATATCGATACCGA AGGTACATTCCGACCAGACCGAATTCGCGCTGTGGCGGATCGTTTTGGAGTGGATTCGGCTATGGCATTGGACAACGTGATGTGTGCTCGCGCCTGGAGCTCCGAACAGCAGATTGAATTGCTGGTTGATCTCGCCTGCAG ATTTGCCGACGATCGTACTTTCAAGCTCCTTATTGTCGACAGTATCATGAACCTGTTCC GCCAAGATTATTCGGGACGAGGGGAGTTGTCGGAGAGGCAACAA AGACTTAATCAATTTCTCGGCAGACTCCAGAAGCTTGCAGAGGAGTTCAACATCGCCGTTGTCCTGACTAATCAAGTTCAGGCCGATCCGGGA GCTGCCGCAAT GTTTGCTGCCTCCGCCAATGCTAAGGCGGTGGGAG GCCACATCCTCGCTCACGC GTCTGCTACACGTATTTTCCTCCGTAaaggtcgaggtgatgagCGAATCGCGAAGCTTCAGGACTCTCCAGACATGCCGGAAGGGGAAGCCACTTATGCCCTCAAGTCCGG CGGATGGGAAGATCCTAGCTAG
- a CDS encoding aconitate hydratase, mitochondrial, producing the protein MTVLSRARASSSLPKRFVRTFATPSALPVKDCSSITPPYPRLLQTLDEVRNVLPKGSKLTLAEKILYAHLRNPEESLGGGGKVRGERYLKLRPDRVAMQDASAQMALLQFMTCRLPSCAVPASIHCDHLIQAQTGAESDLSRSIEANREVFDFLESAALKYGIEFWRPGSGIIHQIVLENYAAPGLLMLGTDSHTPNAGGLGMLAIGVGGADAVDALTDTPWELKAPLVTGIKLTGELKGWATPKDLILHLAGKLTVRGGTGRILEYFGPGVAAQSCTGLATIANMGAEVGATTSTFPYSDNMRQYLHATGRGPVAKAADQAAKNGFLQADDGAEYDEVIEINLSELEPHFNGPFTPDLATPLSGFSSFLNDNKYPTTLSSALIGSCTNSSYEDMSRVASIAEQAKAAGLKSKVPFLVTPGSELIRATIERDGLQGTLEDVGATVLANACGPCIGQWKRDEKKGEDNAILTSFNRNFKARNDGNLKTMNFLASPEIVTAMAFSGDLNFNPATDSIPTPNGPFKFTPPSGDRLPPTGYTPGDLSYAPQPSPKPVPETEIAISPSSTRLEILEPFGTNFAGGKGELPQMTCLMRVRGKCTTDHISAAGAWLKYKGHLSNISENTLMTAVNDEGGQINVARDASGEETIPKTMQKYQARSEPWMLVVDDNYGEGSAREHAALQPRFYGCGMIVARSFARIHETNLKKQGILPLWFVNKDDYSKISALDKVTTSGLASILDGTSTTSIVTLKVGKPSGEIVEVEARHTLSTDQIEWLRAGSALNWIGEQARKSGKA; encoded by the exons ATGACTGTCTTATCACGAGCCCgtgcttcctcttcccttcccaaGCGATTCGTCCGAACTTTCGCGACACCCTCCGCACTCCCCGTCAAAGACTGCTCCAGTATCACTCCTCCCTACCCTCGCTTGCTGCAAACACTCGACGAGGTCAGGAATGTTCTACCAAAGGGCTCAAAGCTCACGCTCGCTGAAAAGATCCTCTATGCTCACTTGAGAAACCCCGAAGAGAGCttgggtggtggtggaaaggtcagaggagagagatatTTGAAGCTGAGACCGGATAGAGTAGcgatgcag GACGCATCTGCGCAAATGGCTCTTCTCCAATTCATGACATGTCGACTCCCTTCTTGTGCTGTTCCCGCTTCTATCCATTGCGACCATCTCATTCAAGCTCAGACAGGTGCCGAGTCGGATCTCTCCCGTTCCATTGAAGCGAACAGGGAAGTGTTCGACTTCCTCGAGTCAGCTGCGCTCAAATACGGGATTGAGTTCTGGAGACCTGGATCCGGGATCATCCACCAGATCGTGCTGGAGAACTATGCTGCCCCGGGTCTTCTGATGTTGGGAACCGACAGTCATACTCCCAACGCGGGTGGCTTGGGAATGTTGGCCATCGGTGTGGGTGGTGCGGACGCTGTTGATGCCTTGACGGATACACCTTGGGAGTTGAAGGCGCCATTGGTCACGGGTATCAAGTTGACGGGAGAGTTGAAGGGTTGGGCTACCCCAAAGGATTTGATCTTACATCTTGCTGGCAAGCTCACTGTCAGG GGTGGAACCGGTCGAATCCTCGAATACTTTGGTCCTGGTGTCGCCGCCCAATCATGTACCGGTCTCGCCACTATCGCTAACATGGGCGCTGAAGTCGGTgccaccacttccaccttcccctACTCCGATAACATGAGACAGTACCTTCATGCCACTGGTCGAGGTCCTGTGGCCAAAGCCGCCGATCAAGCAGCCAAGAACGGTTTCCTCCAGGCTGACGACGGTGCCGAGTATGATGAGGTCATCGAAATT AACCTTTCCGAGCTCGAGCCTCACTTCAACGGTCCCTTCACACCCGATCTTGccactcctctctccgGTTTCTCTTCGTTCCTCAACGACAACAAATACCCTACTACACTTTCATCAGCCCTTATCGGATCTTGCACGAACTCATCGTACGAAGACATGTCTCGAGTTGCTTCCATCGCTGAACAGGCGAAGGCTGCAGGACTCAAGTCCAAGGTGCCATTCTTGGTGACTCCCGGAAGCGAGCTCATCAGAGCGACTATAGAACGTGACGGACTACAGGGAACTTTAGAGGATGTCGGTGCCACAGTTTTGGCAAACGCGTGTGGGCCTTGTATTGGGCAGTGGaagcgagatgagaagaagggcgaaGACAACG CGATCTTGACGTCGTTCAACCGAAATTTCAAGGCCCGAAATGACGGTAATCTTAAGACCATGAACTTCCTTGCCTCCCCCGAGATCGTCACCGCT ATGGCCTTCTCTGGCGACCTCAACTTCAACCCCGCTACCGATTCCATCCCTACACCTAACGGTCCTTTCAAGTTCACTCCTCCCTCCGGTGACCGACTACCACCTACCGGATATACTCCCGGTGACCTCTCCTACGCTCCTCAACCCAGTCCCAAGCCTGTACCCGAGACTGAGATCGCTATCagtccttcctccactcgacTAGAAATATTGGAACCTTTCGGAACCAACTTTGCTGGTGGTAAGGGAGAACTCCCGCAGATGACCTGTTTAATGCGAGTACGAGGGAAGTG TACTACTGATCACATCAGCGCTGCTGGTGCTTGGCTAAAG TACAAGGGACACCTTTCCAACATTTCAGAAAATACCC TGATGACTGCTGTAAACGACGAAGGAGGCCAAATCAACGTTGCTCGAGATGCTTCTGGCGAGGAGACCATTCCCAAGACGATGCAGAAGTACCAAGCGAGAAGCGAGCCTTGGATGTTGGTTGTTGACGACAATT ATGGGGAAGGTTCCGCGCGAGAACATGCGGCTCTTCAACCTAGATTCTATGGCTGTGGCATGATTGTTGCTCGCTCTTTCGCTCGTATTCACGAGACGAAcctgaag AAACAAGGTATCCTGCCTCTCTGGTTCGTCAACAAGGACGATTACTCGAAGATCTCAGCACTCGACAAGGTCACCACTTCTGGACTTGCGTCAATCTTAGACGGAACTAGCACAACCTCTATCGTTACCCTCAAGGTGGGGAAGCCCAGTGGCGAGATTGTTGAGGTAGAAGCTAGACATACCCTGAGTACCGATCAGATTGAGTGGCTGAGAGCGGGAAGTGCTCTTAACTGGATTGGAGAGCAAGCGAGGAAGTCTGGTAAGGCATAG
- a CDS encoding phosphomevalonate kinase — MSRRTVISSPGKVLLAGGYLVLDRRFSGLVVATSSRFYSCVSALPPSNSNGRTATISVRAGQFPSSASTWIYKISLSGSELVLEQDNEVDAGKNKFIAIALIKTLELAHEKIREDYSVHDGARAGEELLRRVKSGESGGGLNVIVLADNDFYSQREQLAAMSLPPRLSSLSSLTPFTPLPRPIPQTNKTGLGSSAALVTSLVASLLSHLSIISLPTPDTPVSNPTYSSDLQLVHSLAQYAHCLAQGKVGSGFDVSSAVFGTHLYRRFSPSVLTPLMIRPLSSSIHLTSSATLLPALDPDKWDGSTTSFRLPRGLRLILADVDAGTDTPSFVGKVLEWKKRDPEKAKDLWEGLDKANMQLEELLSNLVAKEAEEDYEETLRWVSTRRFEGHAGSEAAKLLIEIRATLFVIREYLREMSELSGVPIEPPEQTRLLDASSDIPGVLGGGVPGAGGYDAIFLLTVDTPAVISAVDDLWSTWTEMSVCPLMAKQSDGGLKVERVENVKGLEEALARK; from the exons ATGTCCAGACGAACGgtcatctcttctcctggCAAGGTTCTTCTCGCCGGAGGATACTTGGTCCTCGACCGTCGGTTCTCCGGACTGGTAGTAGCTACCTCAAGTCGATTCTACTCCTGTGTCTCCGCTCTTCCCCCGTCCAACTCGAATGGTCGTACGGCCACCATATCGGTCCGAGCGGGACAGTTTCCGTCTTCAGCCTCTACCTGGATCTATAAGATCTCTCTGTCTGGGTCTGAGTTGGTGCTGGAACAGGATAACGAGGTGGACGCAGGCAAGAACAAATTCATAGCGATTGCCTTGATCAAAACGCTGGAACTGGCTCATGAGAAGATCAGGGAGGACTATTCCGTGCACGACGGAGCgagagctggagaagagctCTTACGGCGAGTGAAAAGTGGGgagagtggtggaggaCTGAATGTCATTGTTCTGGCAGACAACGATTTCTATTCTCAGCGTGAGCAG CTCGCGGCTATgtcccttcctcctcgtttATCATCATTATCTTCCTTGACGCCGTTCACCCCACTTCCTCGACCGATACCCCAGACCAACAAAACAGGACTCGGTTCCTCTGCCGCCCTCGTGACTTCACTTGTGGCATCTCTACTATCTCACTtgtccatcatctccctccctaCGCCAGATACACCAGTCTCCAACCCCACGTACTCTTCCGACCTACAGCTTGTTCATTCTCTCGCCCAATACGCCCATTGTCTCGCACAGGGAAAGGTCGGATCAGGCTTCGACGTTTCTTCCGCTGTATTTGGTACCCATCTGTACCGTCGTTTCTCGCCCTCAGTCCTCACACCATTGATGATTCGACCCCTGTCGTCCTCCATACACCTCACTTCTTCAGCGACCCTTTTACCCGCGCTTGATCCCGATAAATGGGATGGATCGACGACTTCTTTCAGATTGCCCAGGGGATTACGGTTGATTCTCGCCGATGTGGATGCGGGCACAGATACACCGTCTTTCGTGGGAAAGGTCCTGGAGTGGAAAAAGAGGGACCCagagaaagcgaaagaTCTTTGGGAGGGATTAGATAAGGCAAACATGCAATTGGAAGAGCTTTTGAGCAACTTAGTGGCCAAGGAAGCCGAAGAGGATTACGAGGAGACATTGCGATGGGTATCGACACGAAGGTTTGAGGGG CATGCGGGATCAGAAGCGGCGAAGTTGCTCATCGAGATTAGAGCTACCCTCTTT GTTATAAGAGAATATCTTCGAGAAATGTCAGAACTATCTGGGGTACCGATTGAGCCTCCAGAGCAAACACGGCTGCTCGATGCAAGTTCCGATATCCCAGGTGTATTGGGTGGAGGTGTTCCGGGCG CTGGCGGGTACGACGccatctttctcttgaCAGTCGACACACCCGCCGTCATCTCAGCCGTTGACGATCTCTGGTCCACATGGACGGAAATGAGTGTTTGTCCGTTGATGGCGAAACAGAGCGATGGGGGTTTGAAAGTGGAAAGAGTGGAAAATGTGAAAGGGCTAGAAGAAGCTTTAGCGAGGAAATAA